In Mesoplodon densirostris isolate mMesDen1 chromosome 2, mMesDen1 primary haplotype, whole genome shotgun sequence, the DNA window ACTGATCCTTGGAGAAGTTAGAGGTCCATCAGAAAGGGGAAGAGCCTGGAAACCTGGTCTCTTCCGACAGAGACCAGATCAGGGAAGGCATCTTGTGTCATACTTCTGCTAAGTGTCCCAAGCTAGGACCTTGTTTCAGTAGAATGCAGTAGAATTTCAGTAGAATTCAGAGATCCCTTTGGAAGCAGCAGCCTCTTTCGTCTTTATGACCCATGTGACTTGGGCTGTGTAATGGGAATTGCCTGGCTCCTCTGGGCTCAGGCCAGCCAGTTAGGGGGTTGGGAATCTggagtgggaggggctgggggtgtggCAGCCCTGAGTTTTCCTTGAGCCTAAAGGCATGGGCACTCCAGCGCTCTCTGGTGTCGGACTCTAGAATAGCGCCTCTGGTCTTAGGGTAGGTGGGAGGAGTCgatggagaaaggggagggagaagaagtgAGCCTGGGGAGATGGAGGAGGTTCTGCAAGAGAGTTCTCTGGGACAGGGCTGAGCAGGTTGCTCCTGGTCTAGCCTCTCTGGCCCACTGTGTGCGCCTGGCAGGGAGGTCAGGGGGCAGAACCCAGTGCTGGCagaaggcagaggcaggatttgagtTGACTGTGAGGTTGTCCATGTCtcattcctccttttctttcttcttgggaGCATCTTAGGGAGCTGGAGACTTCACAGGACATCTCTGTGACTGACACTGGGGATTCCTGGGTCTTGGGAGCAGGTCACTACCTGAGGGaaatgttctttctctttcccaatcCCATCTTCTCCCAGAGACCTGGCCTCCTGAATTCTTGAAGTGACCCTGAGACCTGATCAGCTCCTGTTGTTGACGATAGCCCAGGCCCTTGATGCTTGGAGCGCCTAGGCCGTGTGGCTGAGGGTCATATTAGGGTTCCCTGAGCTGAGAGCAGGCAGCGCCTCCACTTTTCATCTTCTGGTCAGACTCTTCTCCTTTCCTCGGGGAGGAGATTCTTCCACCCCCTAGTCGCTGACCCTGCCAGCCAGTCTCCTACACTCCCCATTCTGTGTCTCTGTCCTGTAGCCTGAAACCCCTGGGTGTCCAAATGTGACTCCATATTCCCAGACTGTTCACGAGTTAAGGGTGTAGGCACGGATGACCACTGGTGGTCTTAGGGCTCCTCTGAGGGATGGCATCCAGCCCCTGCAGAGAAACAGCTTGAGTGGACCACACTCAGAAGGGCACCAGGGGACCTCAACCTGTCCACTCACTTGCCTCCGGGAGCAGGCAGCCCCTGTGTGGTGGGCATTCACATGGCCCAATAGAGCCAGCCAGGCGGACCAGAGACCCAGAGTGGCCCCGAGTCTGCACTGTGTCTCACATGCCCTGCATTAGTCACTCACCTTCCCCAACCCTTCCTCCCGGTGTCCTCTTCTCTTCACCACGCTGCCTTTGTCAGGTCACTCCCTTAACCAGAAACCTTGAGTGGCTCTCGATACTTGGAGGATAGGTACCTGTTGCTTATCCTGGCCTCGCAGCTGGCCTGCTCGAGCTTGCCCGCTTTGCCTGGAGAGTCTGACCTCAGATCCCAGTCTCTGGCTGAGCGGCTCCCTGGCATCTGTCTTGTACCCTCTGCTCTGAGGGTACATGGGTAGTTTTTTGCTGTCTGGCTGATGGCATGAAGCTCCCACAGGGCCCAGGTCTCAGATGTCCCATCCCTGAAGAGGCCAGGCTTGGGCATGCCATGGAGCTCAGTAAATACTTTGACGGCTGCATGTTTGTTGATTaccctcttttctcctctccctgcttTGCTCTCTGTCTTCTCTCCGCTCACCTTTTCTCCTGTGtccctgccttctcctcctctccccgcaTTGCTGCGGCCCCTCCTGATGCAGGACGACAACTGGGGGGAGACGACCACAGTAGTAACGGGCACCTCGGAGCACAGCATCTCCCATGATGACCTCACGCGCATCGCCAAGGACATGGAGGACAGCGTCCCGCTGGACTGTTCCCGGCACCTGGGCGTGGCGGCGGGGGCCACGCTGGCCCTGCTCTCTTTCCTCACGCCGCTGGCTTTCCTGCTGCTGCCCCCACTGCTGTGGCGGGAGGAGCTGGAGCCGTGCGGGACAGCCTGCGAGGGCCTCTTCATCTCCGTGGCCTTCAAGCTGCTCATCCTGCTGCTGGGCAGCTGGGCCCTGTTCTTCCGCCGGCCCAAGGCCTCTCTGCCCCGTGTCTTCGTGCTGCGTGCCCTGCTCATGGTGCTCGTCTTCCTGCTCGTCGTCTCCTACTGGCTCTTCTACGGCGTGCGCATCCTGGATGCCCGCGAGCGCAGCTACCAGGGCGTGGTGCAGTTTGCCGTGTCGCTGGTAGATGCCCTGCTCTTCGTGCACTACCTGGCTGTGGTCCTGCTGGAGCTGCGCCAGCTCCAGCCTCAGTTCACGCTCAAGGTCGTGCGCTCCACCGACGGGGCCAGCCGCTTCTACAACGTGGGCCATCTCAGGTATGGGCGTGTCAGGGCAGGCAGACAGGCTTGGGGAGGAGGCTGAGAGGACCGTAGGGTAGGAGGGTGTGATGGTGGGGCTGGAAGGGATGGGTTAGAAGGGCTGTGTGGGACGGAGTTGCGTACTCTGCACATCCTAGGTTTTCAACAGCGTTTGTCAGGCTAAGGGTCCTGGAGCAGGTAAGGCGGGAGTTAGGAGTTGGGAGTGAATAGATGAACAGACAATTAGAGATCGGGGATCTTAGAGAGGGATGGACCAAAGAGGATAAAGGTTTGGGGTATGAACAGGGGCTTTTTGGAATCATGTTTCTAGCTCTTTCTTGGAGACACAGTCTCTTGAGGGCCCTCAGTCAGTGGTCACAGAGGTGAGCTGGCCAGAGGAGGGACTCCCCCCCGGAGGAAAAGATAATGAGGAAAGTTCTTCAACCCCCCTAAAGTTGTGGGCAGGATGCCCGCCCTGGCCATCCAGAGTATCAGTAGCACCTCCTGGTCCTGCAGGGAATCTTGAGGGGAGAATGATGGAGGGGAGGAGGTGACCCTTGACTGGGGACCCTAGCCCAATGCCCTTTCTTCCCTGGGCTTCAGCACGGCAGGGAAGGACTAGCAGGCCCAGCCCTGGGGAAGGCTTGGGAGCCTGGTAAGTAGACCTCAGGCCCTGAGCCAGGCTCCTTGGAAGCAGCTTGTCCCTGCCCTCTGTCCTCTCCTGCCCTGCCAACCTGCCCTGATGTGTCCCTCCCCCTGCACCCCTTGTCTGTCCGTTCTCCCTCCCGCTCCTGCCGTGTCCCCCACAGCATCCAGCGCGTGGCAGTGTGGATCCTGGAGAAGTATTACCATGACTTCCCTGTCTACAACCCTGCCCTCCTCAACCTGCCCAAGTCCGTCCTGGCCAAGAAAGTGTCTGGCTTCAAGGTGTATTCCCTCGGAGAGGGTGAGCGGCCCTGCTCCTCGGCCTCCTGGTCTCTTCCCAAGCAGGATTCCCAAGTTCCTGCCTCCTGTTTCTCTTTCCCCCTTCTTTCCTTGCTTTCTCCTTTCCCCAGCCCATGTCCCAGCCCCTTCTGTTCTGTCATTTCCCTTAACTCCAGGTGGCTGGTCTTAGCTGCTGACTCTCCTTGCTGTCCCTTTATGCTATGGTGCGTCCCCTTAATCTGGCTCCTCTGCGTCTGCTCATCAGCCCTGGTCCTAAGCCCTCGCTCTCTGAGCCCTAGAACCTCCTGCACTGGGGAGGAACATGTGCAGGACTCCTGCGCTCCAATGCCTTCCTTGTTGCTTTCCTGTGGGCCTCTCCCAGACGCGGCCAGGAGGGTTGGGAACGGGAGGTATTGCTGGGGGGTGGACACAGCTTCCTCTGGATGCGTCAGGTTGCTGGCTCCAGACTTCCTGGAGTGAGAAAGGAGGCCACGCTCTGAAGTGACCAtcccctctctctcctgctcctgTGCAGAAAACAGCACCAACAACTCCACAGGCCAGTCCCGGGCTGTGATTGCAGCAGCGGCCCGGAGGCGGGACAACAGCCACAACGAGTACTACTACGAGGAGGCCGAGCATGAGCGGAGGGTGCGCAAGAGGAGGGCCAGGTGGgtccctgggggaggaggggctgctgggggctgtTGGGTGTGGATAGGCTGGGGAGAGGAAGACCATCGGCTTCTGTAACTGCTGATGATATGGGTGGGGTGTGTGCATTCGCTTTCTGTTGCTGCCTTAATAAATCACCATGAACCTGGTGCTGCAAACACCCCACATTGATTGTCTCACAGTCCCATGGGTCAGGCACGGGTGAGCTGGACCCTCCACTCAGGGCTCACGGGCTGAAATCAAGATGACTCTCGTTTGAGCCTGAGTCCCCTTCCAAGCTcactggttgttggcagaatcaGTTCCTTGTCACCTGGACCCATAGGCAGTTCACCTTTTCCTCCAGGCCAGCAAGATCAGGTCGCTCTCTGACTTCTGCCACCAGCCAGAGAAAATTCTGCTCTTAAAGGGCTCGTGTGATGAGACCAGACCTGTcaggataatctccttattttaaagtcaactGACTCAGCACTTTCATTGCATCTGCAAAACGTACCGAGATTATTGGATAACCAAGGGATGGGCATCTGATGGAAGTGGACGGGGCGTTTGAATTCTGCCTACACAGTGGAGCAGGGACTATTAAAGGATGTGAGCCTCCCTGGCAATGGCAGGGATTGAGGCTAGACTAGCCCTCCTTCCAGTAGATCTTGTAGGCTTGCTCAGCAGATGGTACATTTTTACCtgcaaaaaaataccatatgctaacacatatatatggaaaccaaaaaaaaaaaaaaaaatggtcgtgaagaaccaaggggcaggacgggaataaagacgcagacctactagggaatggacttgaggacgcggggagggggaagggtaagctgggacaaagtgatagagtggcatggacatatatacactaccaaatgtaaagccgatagctagtgggaagcagccgcatagcacggggagatcagctcggtgctttgtgaccacctagaggggtgggatagggaaggtgggaggggggagggagggagaggcaagagggaagagataagggaacatatgtatatgtataactgattcactttgttataaagcagaaactaacacacccttgtaaaacaattatactccaacaaagatgttaaaaaataaataaataaaataaaataatatccatttatttcccggggggaaaaaaaaatgaagttctaGTGCCCATATCTTGGTAAATTCTTAAACGCTGTCctcacttctccttttttcctgtTCACATTGTTATGTGAATGCTAGTCATGCCTGAAGATTCTTCCTTGGTGCTTACCGTTTGCCAGGGCCCACCTTGGTCTGTTGGGATTTCCatggaggaggagcagagggTCATGGAACTCTGCCCTTCCTCCCACATGATCTCCAGGCTTCCAGGGAGAAAGGTAGCCCTGACCCTGTTCTTACACGAGGCTGCAGTAGACTGAAGGTCAGCAGCTCCGTTTCTGTGACATTCCAGCAAGTCTCCAGTTGTCTCAGAAAAGGCCCTCATGGGAAGGAAACTGGAGATGCTCCCTTCCTCCTCTACCTTTGCTCTGACTAGGGTCTTTGGATCTCCTGTGCTGCCACCACCACAGGGGACCCTTTCCTTCCCCATTACCTTGGTTGTAACCAGGAGAAAACTATTTCCCTTGGTTCAGATCCTGAGTCAAAAGGATCTTTTCAGAAGAAACTTTACTGAGACACTTGGGGGaagcaaaagaataaacagacaTGGTAGACTTACACAGATCCACACGTTTACTTAGCCCAGAATCCCATCCTAAGCTGCTTGAAGTCCCCAGGTTCCTGGGTTTCCGGATACTGGTATTGTTTTGTATGTCTCTATGCTTTTAATATAAATTGGCTTCTTTTCCCTGCTTCCCCCTTAAcagtatatttttgagattcacccTTGTCAGTATATCTGGTTTGTTGCACCTCATCGCTGATGGTACTCAGAGAAATCTTCCACCATCCTGACCAATATTTGGATGATGGTCATCTtcctaattttttccattttgatgaATAAGCAGTatcttattaacattttaattctttGATTACTATCCAGTGAAGACTTCATCTCTTTTTCAGCCTTTCAGGTCCCTCCGAATTATTTGTTcactcctttgcccattttctatgcTGTTCTTACCTTTTCCTTCTTGATTTGCAGcatattttttttgcattacCTCTACCCACCCCAGGTGTTAGTTAATGTTGCCCATGCTGTCATGGTTGAATAGACATCTGTCATTTTGATGTAGTTATAGCTATTAATTTTTCACCCACTGAAGTGTGATTTTAGGGGTCTTAAGAAGGTGTTTTCTAGGGTTTGATCCATAGTTGTCTCTCTGGGTTTGACACTAGATTGTCCTCCTTGGGTCACTGGGCTGAGCTCACTGAGCTCTACAACTGTTTCCTATCCCTAGAGGGGGAAAGACCTTCCCCCTCTACCCAGCTGCACACATGCAtgttcacatgcacacacacagcccccAAAGCCTGGTTCTTGACTCCAGTTGGGTGTGTATTGCTTCAGGGAGAGCACAGAGGCCTGCCCTTGCTCAGGCTGCTGGAGGGCTGAAGCTGGGGGGAAGATGAGAGGTTGGCGTCTGGTCCATACTCCTCATGTTCCCCAGGCTTGTGGTGGCCGTGGAGGAGGCCTTCACTCACATTAAGCGGCTGCAGGAAGAGGAGCAGAAGAACCCCAGGGAGGTGATGGACCCACGGGAGGCAGCCCAGGCCATCTTCGCATCCATGGCCCGTGCCATGCAGAAGTACCTTCGCACCACCAAGCAGCAGCCTTACCACACCATGGAGAGCATCCTGCAGCACCTTGAATTCTGCATCACTCACGACATGACACCCAAGGTAGGCCCATTCTGCCCCCGGcatccttcctctttccccagtTCTGGCCCCTTCCTTTCCACTTCTTTCTCCCTTATTCTCTCACCTCCTTCCGTATgctccatccctctctctctcatctctaccTCTGTGTAGTCTCTTCTCTCATCCGTACTCCATCCACTCCATCTCTGCGTGGGGTAAAGTTCTTAGGTGGTGAGGAGAAGAGGGAGTTTCTCATCCGTACTCCATCCACTCCATCTCTGCGTGGGGTAAAGTTCTTAAGTGGTGAGGAGAAGAGGGAGTTTCAGGACCATTTTGGGAATGGTTGAGACCTATTTCTCATCTCTGTAGGGGTTCCGGAATTTTCAGGTCCAAACTCCCACCtttaccccccccccccacctccagaaGATGTTCTTTGCACTGTGCTCCTTTTGAGCCATTCCCACCCTTCAGCTCTACGGGCAGCTTCCTAGACTTGCATCCCCTGAGCCATCTTTGGGGAACAGGTGACTAAAGATGTTGCGCTTTAACCGTGACACCTCTAGCTTTCTGCTGGTGCAGCCCTGCTGGACGCTACCCATATGAGCagaagggagaagaaggaaggacaAGGGAGGGCTTGCCTGGGTCATAGCAGGTGCCGGGGATAAGGGGTCAGGAGAGCTGAGTCCCAGTCCCGACCCTACTGAGCCATATCACCTCCATGGGCTCCCAATCCCTCATTGATAAACTAGGATCTGAGGCAGATGATCTCAAGCCCTTTCCTGCTCTGACATTCTGAGATCGTTTGCAGAGAGTGAGCCTGGGGACATCTTGGTGGTCTTTGGAAGCTGTACCCCCCGAGGGGTAAAGGAGGGTGGGTGGATGGGAGGGAGAACTTCCTGTGaagtcccttctcccttcctcaggCCTTCCTGGAGCGGTACCTGGCAGCTGGACCCACCATCCAGTACCACAAGGAACGCTGGCTGGCCAAACAGTGGACACTGGTGAGTGAGGAGCCGGTGACCAACGGGCTCAAGGATGGCATCGTTTTCCTCTTGAAACGCCAGGACTTCAGCCTGGTGGTCAGCACCAAGAAGGTCCCATTCTTCAAACTCTCCGAGGAATTTGTGGACCCCAAGTCGCACAAGTTTGTCATGAGGCTGCAGTCTGAGACCTCGGTGTGACTGTGCAACAGCAGGGGGAGTGGGAGATGCGGGGGGCTCCTGAGGGTGGTGGGGGCGTGGCCCTCAGGCCCTGCCACATTCCTGCCACCTTCTTCCTCTtgctctagtttttttttctacttgaatTAACCACCCCCCCACCTgtctcctcccctcttccttatTTACCCCATGTGAACCTGGAGATACCATCCTGCTGTCAACAGTACCTGGGAAATTCCCtttcctcccacccccgcccccccctcACTTTTGTATCACTCCAGGCCCTGCAGGAACCagtgcctctctccctctcctttccccggGTGACAGTCTCTTCTGAAAGGGCACAGGGCCCACCTGAGCCCCACTCTCGAACCCATGTTCTTATACGCAGTTCTGTCCAGCGGCCCCCAAAAGGGTTTCTCTGGGGGGCACCGATCTGACTACAGAGAGCCACTGTGCCAAACTCCTGGGCAGCGCTACCTGCGGCCTCCTGGCGGCAGGTGGATCTGCTCCCCCTGCCTGCTTACCCCAAGCTGGAGTTCTTGGGCAAGGATCCTCCTGCATCCTCTCACACAGCCCCAGAGTCTGAGGCCTCCCTGCCAGGGTTATTTGCTTCCAGCTGTTTGAGCCTCTCTCCCCCATCCACACATATTCAGAGCAAGGGAAAATCCCATCCTTTACCCTGACATCTCTACCTTCCATTTCTGATTTGTGTGGTCACGTGTGACCACAGGCAAACTGAGATGGAAGCCCTCTGTGACCACTTTTCCTGGGCCCTGGGGGACAGTACCTTTCTTCCAAGGGGTCTCTCCTGTGCAGCCCCTGGGGGAAGGTCGGGAGAGAGACCATGAACATCGCTGACCCCTACCCTCTGAACTTCCTTCACCTCTGTTCCCACCATGGTGGGACGGGTCTCCCCCTTCCCAGTGAAGGATGCCACGTAGACTCCTATACAGAATTAGTGGCTTGCAGACCCTGACCCACCCTGGTGGTCTCAgccaaatgtttttctttccttcaccagCCACCCCCAGTCTTGCTGTCTCTACTCTCAGCTCCAGAGACCTGTTGCCTCATCTCTTTTTGGGGGGGAACCAGCAGCCCCTCCTTATCCCCTGCCTTAAGTCCACCTCTTTGCCTCAGGGGTCTCTTTTCCTTGGCCGGCCAGGGTCCCCCCTGTTCCCTCACTGCCTGGTTTTCTGGGCTCTGGTCTCCCTCTGTATTGGGGTGAGCGACCAAGATTGCTGCCCTTGATGGGTACTTAGCCCCTCACCCCATTTAGCTTCCGTAGTCTTTGCACCCAATCTGAATTCTTGAGCAAAATTTGCTGGCCTTCTAATACTTACTTTCACTGTAAATCTGAGCCTTTAAATCAGACACCCTTAAATTATGTAGTTTTAGCCAAGGGGAATAGAACTAAGAAGTACTCACATATCTCCAGCCAGCACCCATGTTGGGGAGCATTCTGGTGGCTGGGCTGGAGCAGTCCCCTGGGCCAGTCCTCAGAATAACTCACAATGCCCCTTTATAAGCCCATCTTTCCCCTGGAAAACCCATTGGTTCTTGCCTTGCAGAGTGCACCCTGGGATAAGATCACAGTTGATCTCTTACCAGGGAGTCTTCTTTTCTGTGTAGTGGCAGCCCTGGGCTTGATGGAGCCTGGGGATTGTTTCTCCTGCTGTCCTTTCTGAAAAAGCACATCTTTCCACACACCACTTACTAGAGAAGGGTTCTTCAGCCAGTGCTTACCTTGTCTGCAATTGGGTGGGTTATCGGGCTGACCTAGGCAGGGCCTGGAGGTCAGCCTTGGGCCGGGGCTGTATGTTTGGGGATAAGCTTGAGTGAGATACATCCTGTCCTGGGGGTCCTGGGaaggtattttttccttctcttcaaagACCTGGTTTCAGAAGAGTCCCTTCTTGGTCACATTTCTAAATACCTCACTATCCTGGAAAATGGGGCCTGGATGGTGATGGGGGTCACTGCCTTTGTGGGCAGGAGTGGGATGTGGTGTGGTTTGAGGAggagttggggtggggagagagcaaGTATTTGGGATCAGAGTCACTGCCCTAGGTTAGGAGCGGGGGAATGTTTATTTTAAGAACCTGTCATGTTTTTAATCACTGTGATTTTTTCATTCCCTTTTcctaaaacaaaaagacattttttccccCCGACTCTCTAAGCACTAAGGGCTGTGACTGAGAATGGTAGTGTTTTGGTCCTTTGCGTCAGAactgtggtatctttgtcttctttgattattgttattattattttttgaaatgtcaGGATGAATTGTCAAGTGTATGGCTGTGTTTGTCTTTTGCTTCTCCTATATGGGAAGTTGTCTTCATGCTGTGAACTGCTGTGGGGTGTGCAGCTGACTCCGTCCCTCTGAGCAGTGTCCCCCACTTTGCCTGTCCCAACACATGCTGGATTTGCTCATTCTTCCCTCGTGGGGGTGTTGCCCACCCATTACCACCCGTGCCCCATATGCCATCATCAGGGATGCTGTGGCTGGGTCTCTTCAGTGCTCTTTTCTATGACTACGTGGCATCCTAGCTGATCCCCACCACACCTCTCAGGCCTTCCTTTTCACCACCTTGGAAGGCTGGTCCTCCTTCCCTCCACACCAGGATGCTGTGCCTCAGCCCTTCACCTACCTCGCCACTCTGCCGCCGTCCCCATTTGTCCCTTTCTCTTAAACTACTCTTAATGCTCTCTCTTTCTATTCTTGTTTATTTCCCTTtagcttctccttttttcttcccaACCCCCTCCATTTCAGCCCTTACCCTTTCAgttccccatccccacctcagTCCTGTTGCAAACCCTGACACAATACCTGTCATGAGACATTGGGATCCTTTCTCATCTGAAACGTTTGTTTCCCAGAGTTTGTGCTTCTCTTCTTCTCTGTTGGGCCCGGATGAGCTCCTTTGCCCCTCTGTGGTGTCTGTCAGtctgtcttctttttcctctgcccTCCCCATAGGGCAGCATCTGCTGATGGATTCGGTCCTGGTGTGTGATTGTTGTGATTTGTTCTTCTATGTGTGAAAGGAAGAGGAATTTTTGAGTTCCTTCCAAGTGAGATTGTAAATGTAGAGTTTTCCACTGTTggatctagatttttttt includes these proteins:
- the VANGL2 gene encoding vang-like protein 2, encoding MDTESQYSGYSYKSGHSRSSRKHRDRRDRHRSKSRDGSRGDKSVTIQAPGEPLLDNESTRGDERDDNWGETTTVVTGTSEHSISHDDLTRIAKDMEDSVPLDCSRHLGVAAGATLALLSFLTPLAFLLLPPLLWREELEPCGTACEGLFISVAFKLLILLLGSWALFFRRPKASLPRVFVLRALLMVLVFLLVVSYWLFYGVRILDARERSYQGVVQFAVSLVDALLFVHYLAVVLLELRQLQPQFTLKVVRSTDGASRFYNVGHLSIQRVAVWILEKYYHDFPVYNPALLNLPKSVLAKKVSGFKVYSLGEENSTNNSTGQSRAVIAAAARRRDNSHNEYYYEEAEHERRVRKRRARLVVAVEEAFTHIKRLQEEEQKNPREVMDPREAAQAIFASMARAMQKYLRTTKQQPYHTMESILQHLEFCITHDMTPKAFLERYLAAGPTIQYHKERWLAKQWTLVSEEPVTNGLKDGIVFLLKRQDFSLVVSTKKVPFFKLSEEFVDPKSHKFVMRLQSETSV